The nucleotide window ACACTCAATTGAAAATCGAAGAAAGAAAAATAACATTTGATTTATGACAAAAAAGAACAAAGTTTAAAAGTTATTGGAAACATAATTGATCGGAGTAAATCAACTATTTTACAAGAGCTTAGGCGTAATAGATACGATAAGAAAATACCATATTTGTCTGATAGAGCAGATCAAATGGCAAAAAGAGCGTAAAAATAAACTTCTACCAAAATTGGACCACTTTGATAATGACGTGGAAACAAAAATATCAACCGAAACTATCTATCGGTACGTTTATTCAGAAAAGTATAAATCTTTAGGGTTTTACAAATATCTCGCCACAAGAAGAGAAAAACACTCAGAACAAGCGGAAAACAAAATGCAGTTATTTGTTTATATTAGTTAATATGCTTTAACTAACATTTTTAATTACACCAGGTCGATACAACAAGAATAAATCAATCTACTAAAAATTGTTCACCATATTGATCTCACAACATTCCAACAATTAAAAAGATAATATTTACTCCACAAATCTTTTTTACACAAAGCACCATGCTTACGTAAAATTTTTGTAATTTTAATTTTGTTCAATTTAACTAGATCAAGAGGCGTTTTATTGTCATCATTAACACTATTGATATTAACTTCTTTTGTATTTACTAATAATTTAATGATTGCTGTATCGCCGAATTTTACAGCAATATGTAAAGGGGAGTTACCATCTATATTACATTCATTTATTACATATGGACTATGTTTTAACAATATCGTAACAATTTCAGAATGCTTATTGTGACAGGCAATAGAAAGAGGTGTTTCACCTCCTAACGTTTTTAAACTTGTATTAATATTCTTGTAACTAAGTAAATGTTTCACTATTTCTATCTGACCATTGTATGAAGCAACATGAAGTGGCGAATACTTAAAGTAACATATATTTATTGCGTTTGGGTTTGCAAGGCATAATATTTTTACACAATCAAGATGTCCCTGTTGTGTGGCAACGTAAAGAGGAGTTGCTTCACCGGTAAAAATAGCGTTTATATTTTTATCCGTTAAAAGAAGTTGTACTGTATGCATGTTTCCTTTAAAAGACGCAATATGTAAGGGGGTATGTTTATTGTTAAATAACTCGTTTACATGAATCTCTTTGTGTGCAAGTAAAATTTTTATAACCTCATTATACCCATTTTGTGCAGCTACATACAAAGCAGAAGGTTCTTCAGAATTTGCCGAGTTAAAGGTGATAGTTTTTTGCGCAGCCAAAAGTTTTATAATTTCAATATGATTTAGAGAAACAGCTATTATAATAGGTGTCAATTTATATGTATTTGCTATATTAAGTTGTTTACACCAAACTTCTTCTTTAAGAAGAATCTCAAATATATTAGCATCTCCTAGTACTGCGGCGATATAAAGTATATTATTATTGTTCCAATGCTTACAAACATAATGTTGTTCATAGTTTTTTTCTTTTATGCATTTTTGTAGAGCCTGAATATCTTTAGTAAAAGTTGCAATAACAAAAGGTGGTATTATAGGAGCATTAACCGAAAGTGCGCTGCCATAAGATTGTAAAAGTTGAATCATGTGAGAATCATTATTGTGCTGCGCAATTGTTAATGGATGAAGTTTTAAAAAAAGATTATTTGCATTAGCGTCAGCGTCACATTTAAGTAGATTTTCTACCGTTATATATTTTTTTCTTTGCACCGCCCATAACAATGCATATTCTTTTTGTTTTTTGGTCAAAGAAGATGAGTTACAAGAAAGAATTCTATCAAGATTATGATGAGAGCAAAGATAATTAAACCTTGATGAGGTCTTACCTAGTGCATTTTTTGTTTGTGTATCACAAAAAGTAATTACATATGTAGCTGCATCTGAACATTTTATCAATTCATCCATAGCAAAAACAGTTAATTCAAAAAAAATCATTATCCATAACAAAGCAATATAATATTTATTCATAAAAATTCTTTTGATATATTAATTTTATTAGCAGTAATAATTACAAATAATATATCATGCAATGTTATTATAAGCAATTAGGCATAAAAATATAAGGCCAATAAACTTATACTTATATAATTCATTTACCTTATATTTTTATGTAATTGAATTTTATCAACATCCACTCATACTCATGCAAAAAACCACTAATTCTTTTGACGCATAAATGTTGGTATATCTAAATCGTGCGAATCTCTTGCTCCACCGAATGTATTCACCTGCTCCAACGAATCTGTATGATGTTTTGATGTATGATATTTTTCTTTATCTGTAATCATTGAAGTTTCAATTTCTTTATTTAAAGATAATGGTACTGATGCATTGAATGATAATGCTGCTTCATTGTTATGCATAATTTTTTCTTGATATATATGCGTCTCTTCCATTAATATCTCTTCATTTTTCTGTGTAGCGGGGCATTCAAAATCAGTAGCTATAATAGTAACAATAACTTCATCATTAAGATTCTCATCTATAACAGAACCAATAATAATATTGGCATCCTCATGCGCTTGCTCATAAACAACTGATGCGGCCTCACTAATTTCATGTAAACCAAGTCCTTTGCCACCCGTGATATTGCATAGTACTCCATGCGCGCCAACAACACTCATATTTTCAAGCAAGGGGGATGATATTGCCTGTAAAGCTGCATGACGTGCACGTCCAATACCTGAAGCCTTTCCTGTACCCATTACCGCAAGACCACGATCTTTCATAATGGTACGAATATCAGCATAATCAACATTAATGTGTCCTGGTCTTGTAATAATATCGGATAATCCACGCACTGATTGACTCAAAATTCCTTCGTTAATCATTGCAAATGCATCAATCATTGAAACATGCTGATCAACAACTTCAAGCAATTTTTGATTTGGTATAACAATTAATGTATCAACGTCGTGCTTAAGTCGTTCAATTGCTGCCTCTGCTACTGATGCACGACGTTTACCTTCAAATAAAAAAGGTCGTGTTACAATAGCAATTGATAAAATACCTTTTTCACGCAATGCTCGCGCAATTACAGGTAACCCCCCAGAACCAGTTCCACCACCCATGCCACCAATAATAAAAACAATGTCAGCTCCACTAAGAGCTTCCATTACTTTATCCAAATCTTCTTCTGCCGCGCGCTTACCAATCTCTGGATTTGCCCCAGCCCCCAACCCTTTTGTGGACTTAACACCAATCTGAATTTTATGTTGTGCTTTTGAAAATTCCAATGCTTGTGCATCAGTATTTGCAACAACAAACCCAATTCCCTGGCATCCTGCTTCTATGATACTATCAACTGCGTTACCTCCAGCACCACCAATACCAATCACTTTAATCGATACCATAGACTTTGGACGCTGTAGCGATTCTTGTTCAAATTCTATCATTATCTCTCCCTTTTTTTTATATTCATTGCTCTATTAAAAAAAATCTGATACCCATGATTTCATTCGCTCAAAAATGCGTCGTCTTAATCCCTCATCTTTCAAATGCATTTGCATCTTTTTATCATTATGTAAAACATACACTAATAATCCATACCCTGTTGCATATAATGGGCTTTGTAAAGTTTCAACTAAATCAAATAAAACACGTGGTTTGCCAATACGTACGGGACAATCAAAAATTTCTTCCGCTAATTCTCGTACGCCTGCTAACAAAGAACCACCACCAGTTAATACAATTCCGTTCGTCATAAATTGTTGTAAATTACCTTTTTTAATTTCTTCATTAATTAAACTAAATAATTCTCTCATGCGTGGTTCAATAATTAAAACCAGATCAGAAAGACGTACAATTTGTAAATCCTCTCCTTGCATCATTTCAACTTCAACAAGTTCCTCAACTTCAATAAGGCTGCTCATCGCAAATCCATAACGCTTTTTTATTCTTTCCGCTTCGTTTTTCATAATCCGCAATCCAATTGCTATATCATTGGTAACATGATTACCTGCTACAGGAAAAACCATAGTGTGTTGTACGGCACCATTTTTATAAAACGCGACATCTGATGTCCCACCACCAATATCAATAATACCAACACCCAATTCTCGCTCATCTTCACTCAATACAGCATCTGCTGATGCTAGTTGCTCTAATATAATATCATTAACGAGTACACCAGCGCTTTGGCAACAATTTAATAAATTTTGCACCGATGAAACGGCACCAGTAATAATATGAGCAAGGACTTCAAGACGTACTCCATACATGCCAATGGGATCTTTTACGTAATCTTGACCATTAACAATAAATTGTTTTGGTAAAATATGTAAAATTTGACGACCTTCAGGAACGGCAATTGCTTTTGCCGATTCAAGAACATTTGTAACATCAGATTGTCTAATTCGATCATGTTTAATGGGAGTAACTCCCGCAGAATTGAGTACGCCAATATGGCTACCAGAAATACCAATATATGCTGATTCAACCGTAAATCCCGCCATCATCTCAGCTTCTTTTACCGCACAAGAAATAGAGCTAATCGTTTTTGCAATATCAACAACTACTCCTTTTTGTAAACCATATGACGGTGATTTTCCTATACCAATAATTTCAATTTGATCGCCCATTTTTCGTGCGATAAGAACACAAATTTTTGTTGTACCAACATCAATAGATACAATAATATTATCCTTAATAAGTCGTGCCATAATCACTCCTTTTTTTATGTCTTATAAGCAATAATATAATGAGCAAATCGCGTATCTGCTATCCAAGTAATTCCTTTATTAAATCCATTTCGTGTATCAATATTTTGTTTTATCAATACACATTGATCGAATGTATTGAGTAATTTTTCTTGATCAACGGAAAACACAATAATAAATTGAGGATATTTTTTATCAATAAGATGAATACAATGTTCATTTATCAATTCAAGATTATATGTTTCATAAAAATTTACTGGTAAACTTTGCAATACGGAAGAAATAATTAGCGGTTTTTTAAGAAGAGCATCATGCAAAACTGTAATTTTTGGAATTGCCTCAATAGCATGTATAGAAAAAAAATCACGCGAAAGAAGTTTATTATAAGACGTAAGAACTAATGTAGTGTTGATGCAACATAGTGGTTTTTGAGAATGTATTTTAATAGCAACTTCTTCGGGTCGATAGGAAAGCTCTATTGCGGTAAGTACAGGAAATTGCTCTTTTAAATGATCGATTATTGCATGGGCAGATAGATTTTTTTGTAATAAAATACCTAAAGAGTCATTTATTGCAGAAAAACATGCATCAGAAAGAAGGTTACTTTGTGAACACCGATATTTTTCAACAGAAAAAAAAGTGGCTGAATTCCATCTCAGCCCAATAACAATCATTAGCAATAACGTAGCAACAATTAATATATATTTTCTCACCTTATCCCTCCCTATCTTTATTGTATTACTCTTTTGGGAGCAAAATAGTCAATAATTAATCTCAATTTTACTAAAATTGACAAAATAACAATTATTGCCACACTGATATCTGAAATATAAATATATAACTTATCTATCAGAAAGATTATTGTGAAAAAATTGTCATATTTGTCATTTTTTATTGCATTGTTAACAGGAAGCTATAGTGTAGCTATGGATTCATTAAGCAAACATAATGGAATCTATCCCTATCAAGTAGAAATAACGGTCAATATTACTGACTGTCGTCAAGAGCCAATTAAAGAATATAAAGTAAAGTGCAACGTCCCTCTCACAAACGGTTTTTTGTCTTCTATAAAGAATATAAAAAATACTTTAGCCACTGCAACGGGATCTGACAACGCACAAATTATGTTCATGATTGGTGACATAGCAGCGGACAATGACGCGATTTATCTTTATGGACATGATCTTTATATACAACAAAACAAAGCTATAATCACGTGCAAATCTTAATATAACGGTTGGATATTTTTGCCTTTATAATTTAAAATTTTATAAAAAATTAAAAAACAACTATCAACACAAATTAATCAAATAATTTAATTCGTTGATAGTTGTTTTTTTTTATTAAATATTTATTATTAGCTATTTTTTTGACGATATTCGGAAATCAAAAATAATAAAATTCCCGCAGCAACAGAAGCATTATATGAGATATCGCTTTCTTTTTGTGGTAATGTTACATGAATGCCTGATGATAAAATTGATTTGGAAATACCAGTTCCTTCACCACCAATTACTGCACATAATGGCATTTTATATTTACATGTTACTGCATTTTCACCATCAAATGTTGCTAAATAGGGAGTATAGCCAGCGTTTTTCAATTCAATAATTGCTGATGAAGCTGATTGTGCTACATACATATCAAGATGTTCACTTAAACCTGCTGATGATTTAATAGCAACACCAGTTAACTGCGCTCCACCACGTTTAATAAGAATTGCACCATCAACACCAGTACAATATGCTGAGCGTAAAATGGCACCTAAATTACGTGGATCTTGTACCCCATCAATCATAACCAAAAATTTATGCTTTTTAGGATCAAAAAATGATTTACGGTAAGGAAATGCATGGGTCCATGCGACAACACTCTGATGATCAGTTGTTCCAACCATGCGATCAAGTACTTCACGAGCAACATATTGAATAGGTACAGGATACTTAGGCCATAATTTTTGAATTTCTTCAAATGACTGTGGTGTTGGTTTGGTTGTATAGAGTGAAATAAGCTTACGTCGCTTGGCTTTTAATAATTCTACAATTGGATGAATACCAAAAATAAGTTCACCTTTGGTCTCTTTATCTTTCTTTTTTATCATGGAAATAGTCCTTATGTTTTGTGCAATTACACAAAAAAATGAAATTTATATAGAGTATATTATACTATAATAACGACAATTTGCCTATTAAAGAGCTGAAATAAAACAGGAAAATAAATGTTAAAAGAACAAACATATATTACCATTAGTAAATCCGCTTTTAATCATAATGCTGTTTTTTATAAGCATATAATTGGACCTTCGAACAAAATTGCCGCGGTTATCAAGGGTAATGGATATGGTCATGGCCTTCATCAAATGGCTCTTTTATGTAAGGAAAATGAATATATTAATGTTTTATGTGTTGCGCAGTTATCGCAAGCGCTTGCTATACAAAATTGCAGCAAGCCAACTCTTGTCCTTGGTTATAGTGATACCAATCCTGAACTAGCTATAAAAAAAAATATTCACTTTATGGTTGATAGCATAGAATATGCACAGCAATTCAATGATTTAGGTAAAAGACACTCATATCAATTTCCTGTTCATGTAAAAATAGATACTGGTCTTTCGCGAATGGGAGTTCTTGCCAGTCAGGCGGTAGTATTACTTAAGCAGTTACGAAAATTAGATTATATACAAATAAGTGGGATTTTTAGTCATTTTGCTGCTTCTGATAGCAATCCTGAATTTACTATGCATCAATACAATCAATTTAATACAATTCTTGAGGAACTCAAAGACAACAATATTACCATTGAAAACATACATATGAGTAATACTGTTGCAATTACAAGCGTTCACTATCAACCTTACTTTAATTTTTTTCGCATAGGTGCTGGGCTTTATGGGTTTGGACCTGAATCATCTCAATTGCGACCAATTATGACATGGAAAACGCATATAACTGCTATTAAAATAATTCCCGCTAACTCATATGTTAGTTATGCTTGTATCTACCAAACAACCCGCATCACCAGAATTGCGCTTTTGCCTATTGGTTATTATGATGGATATCAATTTCGATTTTCAAATAAAACATTCGTAAATATTAATGGTTTTTATGCGCCTGTTATTGGTCGTATCGCAATGAATGTAACCATCATTGATATAACTGATATTGATGCACACATTGGAGATGAAGTAATTATTCTGGGTGGAGAACACTCTAGAATTGATGCACATAATCTTGCACAAATTGCTGAAATTAAAAATGTAAGAGAAGTTTTAACAGGAATAAACCCAGAGATTCAACGTATTATCATAGAATAACGTTTAAAATAACACTTTATGATATAATTAAATAATGTAACATTTCATAAAAAAAACAGGATAAATTATGCTTATCTTTGACGGTACCATTGGCGCTGATATAGATATTTTTTTAACACGTGTGCGCGAAGAAACTCTCTTTTGTACAGTTATGCTTTATGAAGATTGGCTCGCAACACATAGTAACTGCTCAAATCATCACGAAGATCATCCTGATGGTATAGTTTATTTACGCGTATCGCCAGAAATAGCTTTTACACGAATACAAATACATACTTTATCATCAAAATCCGCATTATCTTTTGATACTATTCAACAGATTTATCAACAAAAAGAAGATCTTTTTATAGAAAAAAAGAATAATCCATCATTATTACAGCATCTTCCTGTTTTAGTTTTGAATGGCAATAACGACTTTCAAACAGATTTTGCACAATTCTATAATCATCTTTTTTATATAAAAAAATTTTTAAAAGAAATACAAGATCAAAAAGATATATCACAGGGTATATATAAAGAAAAAACCCCTCATCGTCATTGTTGCTAACATCAAGCCTATCTAGTATTTTGCTGCATTTTTTCTCTAATTATTTTTTGAAAAATAGTTTCAAACTTATCATGATATTTTTTTAATTGCTTTGATGTTGCAGTAGAATAACGAAATATTTTAACTCCTGATTGAGGATTAAGCAATATATTTGAAGTTAAAAAAAGGCGAGCTTGATACCTATTAATATTTTCGATACGATCTGGATAATTTCGATAAAATTTTAAAAAATATCCTAAACTAAAGTCATTTTCATCGATACGTTCTAATAAGTTTTTAAAAACAATATTATTCTCTTGTTCTCGTTTAAATTCTTCTGCATAATGGACTATCGCTGGAGCAGTTTTGGAGAACTGTTTATTTGTTACACTATCCATTATTAAATTTATAGTTTTTTTATGCGCAGGAATACCACGAATCCATGATAAATAACCGACTTCATCAACTTTATTTTTTGGAATAAATAGTTGTACTATAGTTTGCTCCGATGTTTTATACAGATCAACAAGGGCAATTAATGTATCAATATATGTATGCGGCAACCCAAATTTATCCATAATAGCTATATAGGTTGCACGCGTAGGACGTAAATGACCGCGAGATTTTATAAAATATTCCCAGGCGCACTCAGGTTGCACACCAACATTACCAAAAATTGCTAAATTAACAGATAAAAGCAATTGCCCTAATTCATGATCATTAATTAAACCGTTTTTTTTTAACTGAGAAATTAAAAAAGTTTGCACTATGGATGGTATTTGTATGTCTTCAAATCGTAAAAATATAAACTGTTGTAGTAACGTCTGAGGTAATCCATTAAAATGAAAAAATAATCGTGTATAAAGATCTTGCGGAACACGCCAAACATTATCTATACCATGATAAAAAACATAATCATCACTATATTTCTTTTCTTGAGCTAACATTGTATCAATAATCTTTTGATAAGGCTTTATATTATAATGCGATGCAATTAATTTTTGTATTTCTGGTAAAGACATATGTGCCTCTGACTGCGTAAATCGATCTTCATGTACAACATTACTACCTCTAGTTATATTATTACGTAATTGTCCTTGTTCTGATGAAAGTTCATGAATTTGCTCCAAAGATAGTTTTGTTGCTGGAAGCACTATTTTTTGATTGCTATCTTTATGTAAAACAGCAGAACAAAGAGCACTATCAACTACCGTTAATAACAATAATATTAAAGCAATAAAACCTATTTTTTTACATAATGCATGCACAGTAAGTTTCACTCTATTACTTTCTTGTTTTAATACATATTACTTACAATCGTATTATTTTTTTGTACTAATAATTTTATCAACAATAGCATTCAAGCGATTTTCATATTCCTTCATTGTCTTGTTATCAACTTCATTATGTCTAAACATCATCACTCCTGACGTAGGATTTAATAAAACATCATCTGCAAAAAGAAGTCGTGCTTGAACATAATTCATATTTGGTACATTTAAAGGATCACTACAATATTTATTGAGATAATCATTCAAACTATAATAACCCTTTTCAACCTCACTTATCATCTCTTTAAATAGAGGATTTTTACTTTGTTCTGTTTTAAATTGATCTTTTAATCCTGCCAGTGCCCATAAAGCTCCGGGTTTACCAGCTTTGCCTTTATAAGTCCTGTTGGCAATATTTGTCCTTACCCAATCAATTGATGGTTGATGCGCAGGAATACCAGTAGCCCATGCTAAATAACCAATATCATCAATCAAATTTTTAGGAACAAATATTTGTAAAAGCGTTTGTTGCTTTGTAGTAAATAATTTTTGTAATGCTATTAATTCTTGAATGTATACATCTGATACACCAAATTCATCCATTACATCTTTATATAATGATTGGTTAGGTTCTGAATGTTGTTTTGGTTTCATAAAATATCGCCATGAACTTTCACTACCAAGTCCAGTATTACCAAAGAGCGATAAATTTGCTGATAATAATACACCACGAGCTTCATTATTATCATCCACAAGACCACTTTCGGACAATGAACTTAACAAAAATTCTTTTGCTTCTTGCGGTACTTTTCGACCCCTAATTCTCATAAAGGTAAAATTTCCCTTTTTTTCTGCTGGATTAAAATGATTAAAAAGCTTTGTTAACGTGTCTTGCCATACGATCCAAGCATTACTCATGGTATGATAAAAGGCCCAATGACCCTGCCTAAATTCTGCCTCTTTAGCCATACAACGCGAAACAATATTCATATATCGGACGACCTCAAATGTGCCGGTAAATTCTTCAGTAACCATTTTTCTTAATGTTGGTACTTGAAAATAGGCTTCAGTTTGGGTAAATTTTGTTTGTGTTTCTATAGACTCTTCAGATGCAGGAATAGTTGGTATTTCTATGGAAGGAATAATTGGAGTATTTATAGGTTGCTGACGATTCTCTACTTGTGTTGGAATATTCGTTACTCGCGGTAAAACACTTGTCCAAAAAAGTACTATCAAAGATAATGCTAATCCTCGCATATAATAGAATTTACCTATAAACATTTTAATCTCCTCATTAATCTTTCAATTTTTTATTTTTTTTAATGGTTTGGTAAAGCTGTCTTTTCATGTGCTTTAACTTCTTTTGCAGCTTTCTTAGCTTCCGCTTCTTGCGCATCAGCTTCTTCTTTAGCTTCTGCCTTTATTCTTT belongs to Candidatus Babeliales bacterium and includes:
- a CDS encoding RNA methyltransferase, with translation MIKKKDKETKGELIFGIHPIVELLKAKRRKLISLYTTKPTPQSFEEIQKLWPKYPVPIQYVAREVLDRMVGTTDHQSVVAWTHAFPYRKSFFDPKKHKFLVMIDGVQDPRNLGAILRSAYCTGVDGAILIKRGGAQLTGVAIKSSAGLSEHLDMYVAQSASSAIIELKNAGYTPYLATFDGENAVTCKYKMPLCAVIGGEGTGISKSILSSGIHVTLPQKESDISYNASVAAGILLFLISEYRQKNS
- the ftsA gene encoding cell division protein FtsA encodes the protein MARLIKDNIIVSIDVGTTKICVLIARKMGDQIEIIGIGKSPSYGLQKGVVVDIAKTISSISCAVKEAEMMAGFTVESAYIGISGSHIGVLNSAGVTPIKHDRIRQSDVTNVLESAKAIAVPEGRQILHILPKQFIVNGQDYVKDPIGMYGVRLEVLAHIITGAVSSVQNLLNCCQSAGVLVNDIILEQLASADAVLSEDERELGVGIIDIGGGTSDVAFYKNGAVQHTMVFPVAGNHVTNDIAIGLRIMKNEAERIKKRYGFAMSSLIEVEELVEVEMMQGEDLQIVRLSDLVLIIEPRMRELFSLINEEIKKGNLQQFMTNGIVLTGGGSLLAGVRELAEEIFDCPVRIGKPRVLFDLVETLQSPLYATGYGLLVYVLHNDKKMQMHLKDEGLRRRIFERMKSWVSDFF
- a CDS encoding deoxynucleoside kinase, with the translated sequence MLIFDGTIGADIDIFLTRVREETLFCTVMLYEDWLATHSNCSNHHEDHPDGIVYLRVSPEIAFTRIQIHTLSSKSALSFDTIQQIYQQKEDLFIEKKNNPSLLQHLPVLVLNGNNDFQTDFAQFYNHLFYIKKFLKEIQDQKDISQGIYKEKTPHRHCC
- the ftsZ gene encoding cell division protein FtsZ, which translates into the protein MIEFEQESLQRPKSMVSIKVIGIGGAGGNAVDSIIEAGCQGIGFVVANTDAQALEFSKAQHKIQIGVKSTKGLGAGANPEIGKRAAEEDLDKVMEALSGADIVFIIGGMGGGTGSGGLPVIARALREKGILSIAIVTRPFLFEGKRRASVAEAAIERLKHDVDTLIVIPNQKLLEVVDQHVSMIDAFAMINEGILSQSVRGLSDIITRPGHINVDYADIRTIMKDRGLAVMGTGKASGIGRARHAALQAISSPLLENMSVVGAHGVLCNITGGKGLGLHEISEAASVVYEQAHEDANIIIGSVIDENLNDEVIVTIIATDFECPATQKNEEILMEETHIYQEKIMHNNEAALSFNASVPLSLNKEIETSMITDKEKYHTSKHHTDSLEQVNTFGGARDSHDLDIPTFMRQKN
- a CDS encoding ankyrin repeat domain-containing protein — translated: MNKYYIALLWIMIFFELTVFAMDELIKCSDAATYVITFCDTQTKNALGKTSSRFNYLCSHHNLDRILSCNSSSLTKKQKEYALLWAVQRKKYITVENLLKCDADANANNLFLKLHPLTIAQHNNDSHMIQLLQSYGSALSVNAPIIPPFVIATFTKDIQALQKCIKEKNYEQHYVCKHWNNNNILYIAAVLGDANIFEILLKEEVWCKQLNIANTYKLTPIIIAVSLNHIEIIKLLAAQKTITFNSANSEEPSALYVAAQNGYNEVIKILLAHKEIHVNELFNNKHTPLHIASFKGNMHTVQLLLTDKNINAIFTGEATPLYVATQQGHLDCVKILCLANPNAINICYFKYSPLHVASYNGQIEIVKHLLSYKNINTSLKTLGGETPLSIACHNKHSEIVTILLKHSPYVINECNIDGNSPLHIAVKFGDTAIIKLLVNTKEVNINSVNDDNKTPLDLVKLNKIKITKILRKHGALCKKDLWSKYYLFNCWNVVRSIW
- the alr gene encoding alanine racemase, which translates into the protein MLKEQTYITISKSAFNHNAVFYKHIIGPSNKIAAVIKGNGYGHGLHQMALLCKENEYINVLCVAQLSQALAIQNCSKPTLVLGYSDTNPELAIKKNIHFMVDSIEYAQQFNDLGKRHSYQFPVHVKIDTGLSRMGVLASQAVVLLKQLRKLDYIQISGIFSHFAASDSNPEFTMHQYNQFNTILEELKDNNITIENIHMSNTVAITSVHYQPYFNFFRIGAGLYGFGPESSQLRPIMTWKTHITAIKIIPANSYVSYACIYQTTRITRIALLPIGYYDGYQFRFSNKTFVNINGFYAPVIGRIAMNVTIIDITDIDAHIGDEVIILGGEHSRIDAHNLAQIAEIKNVREVLTGINPEIQRIIIE